A portion of the Pseudomonadota bacterium genome contains these proteins:
- a CDS encoding glycosyltransferase family 4 protein: protein MTRLDSSTPSLSDGRPAVILQVLPSLTTGGVERGTVDVAHALMRAGCQAIVASSGGTMVRELERAGATHMTLPVDSKNPWRMRANIEALSELILRHEVDLVHARSRAPAWSAYFAAKRTQRPFITTFHGTYGAGNPLKRLYNSVMTRGDRVIAISRFIARHLTETYGTDPKRIRVIPRGVDFLSFAPEQVKPERISTLSRTWRLPDGVPLVLLPGRLTRWKGQTVLIEALAELQRSDLVCVIAGSEQGRAAYRRELEALIQARGLASQVRLVGECRDMPAAYMLADVVVSASTEPEAFGRVVAEAQAMGRPVVATDHGGSLETLLPGETGWLVKPRDASGLAHALATALGLGVDARRSLSERAIANARQNFSKEVMCRDTLKVYAEVLQSAEAEAA, encoded by the coding sequence CCGGCGGCGTCGAGCGCGGCACCGTGGATGTGGCCCACGCGCTGATGCGCGCCGGCTGCCAGGCGATCGTCGCCTCTTCCGGCGGCACCATGGTGCGCGAGCTGGAACGGGCCGGCGCCACCCATATGACGCTGCCGGTCGACAGCAAGAATCCCTGGCGCATGCGGGCCAACATCGAGGCGCTGAGCGAGCTCATCCTCCGTCACGAGGTCGATCTCGTGCATGCCCGCAGCCGCGCCCCGGCGTGGAGCGCCTATTTTGCCGCCAAGCGCACCCAGCGGCCCTTCATCACCACCTTCCACGGCACCTACGGCGCCGGCAATCCGCTGAAGCGCCTCTACAACTCGGTGATGACCAGGGGCGACCGGGTGATCGCGATCTCGCGCTTCATCGCCCGCCACCTGACCGAGACCTACGGCACCGATCCAAAGCGCATCCGGGTCATTCCACGGGGCGTCGATTTCCTCAGCTTCGCGCCCGAGCAGGTGAAGCCGGAGCGCATCTCGACCTTGTCACGCACCTGGCGGCTGCCGGATGGCGTGCCGTTGGTGCTGCTTCCCGGCCGGCTCACTCGCTGGAAGGGCCAGACGGTGCTGATCGAGGCATTGGCGGAGCTGCAGCGGAGCGATCTTGTCTGCGTCATCGCCGGCTCCGAGCAGGGACGCGCCGCCTACCGCCGCGAGCTCGAGGCGTTGATCCAAGCCCGCGGCCTGGCGAGCCAGGTCCGGCTGGTCGGCGAATGCCGCGACATGCCGGCTGCCTACATGCTGGCCGACGTGGTGGTCTCCGCCTCGACCGAGCCCGAAGCCTTCGGCCGCGTCGTCGCCGAGGCGCAGGCGATGGGCCGCCCGGTGGTGGCGACCGACCATGGCGGTTCGCTGGAGACCTTGCTGCCGGGCGAGACCGGCTGGCTGGTGAAGCCCCGCGATGCCTCCGGGCTCGCCCATGCGCTGGCGACCGCGCTCGGCCTCGGCGTCGATGCGCGACGGAGCCTCTCCGAGCGCGCCATCGCCAATGCCCGCCAGAACTTCTCCAAGGAAGTGATGTGCCGAGACACGCTCAAGGTCTATGCCGAGGTCTTGCAATCCGCCGAAGCGGAAGCGGCGTGA
- a CDS encoding glycosyltransferase family 9 protein, which yields MSTAVSGQASAIARVLVIKHGALGDFVQALGPMAAIRTQHKGAHVVLMTTPGLAPLGQASGWADEVWIDDRPRPWRLAAWARLRRRLRRSRFDRVYDLQTSNRSSLYFQLMGPGPRPEWSGIARGASHPHANPERDRMHTIDRQAEQLAIAGIAAVPPPDLAWLDGDVAGLRLPEDMVLLVPGGARHRPEKRWPVARYAALARRLVESEVTPVLIGGAGEAALCQTIAQGASGTRNLAGRTDLLQVAGLARRARVAIGNDTGPMHIAAVVGCPSLVLFSNASDPARCAPRGPSVGVLRRPELSVLTVDEVWTALADLLSPDAPPAPR from the coding sequence ATGAGCACCGCCGTTTCTGGGCAGGCCTCCGCCATCGCCCGGGTGCTGGTGATCAAGCATGGCGCGCTCGGCGACTTCGTGCAGGCGCTGGGCCCGATGGCGGCCATCCGCACGCAGCACAAGGGTGCGCATGTCGTCCTCATGACCACGCCCGGCTTAGCACCGCTTGGCCAGGCCTCGGGCTGGGCGGACGAGGTTTGGATCGACGATCGTCCCCGCCCCTGGCGCCTCGCCGCTTGGGCGCGGCTCCGCCGGCGCCTGCGGCGCTCCCGGTTCGACCGCGTCTATGACCTGCAGACCTCGAACCGCTCCAGCCTCTACTTCCAGCTGATGGGCCCGGGCCCGAGGCCGGAATGGTCGGGCATCGCCAGGGGCGCCTCGCACCCCCATGCCAATCCCGAGCGCGACCGCATGCACACCATCGATCGCCAGGCCGAGCAGCTGGCGATCGCCGGCATCGCCGCCGTGCCGCCGCCGGATCTCGCCTGGCTCGACGGCGACGTCGCCGGCCTCCGTCTGCCGGAGGACATGGTGCTGCTGGTGCCGGGCGGGGCCCGGCATCGGCCGGAGAAGCGCTGGCCGGTCGCGCGCTATGCCGCGCTGGCGCGCCGGCTCGTCGAGTCGGAGGTGACGCCGGTGCTCATCGGCGGAGCCGGGGAGGCGGCCCTCTGCCAGACGATCGCCCAGGGCGCATCCGGCACCCGCAACCTCGCGGGCAGAACCGACCTCTTGCAAGTGGCCGGGCTTGCCCGTCGAGCCCGCGTGGCGATCGGCAATGACACCGGCCCCATGCATATCGCGGCCGTGGTCGGCTGCCCGTCCCTCGTGCTCTTCTCGAACGCTTCCGACCCTGCTCGCTGCGCGCCCCGGGGACCCAGCGTCGGCGTCTTGCGCCGCCCGGAGCTGTCGGTGCTCACCGTCGATGAGGTGTGGACGGCGCTGGCGGACCTGCTGAGCCCCGATGCGCCGCCGGCGCCGCGCTAG
- a CDS encoding BrnA antitoxin family protein, giving the protein MARKDTKRYSLAELKSMRAEGKTATRRDAAVREIDESFWRNARVVMPVAKKSVHLRVDTDVLDWFRKQGKGHLSRMNAVLRSYMAAHRKERS; this is encoded by the coding sequence ATGGCAAGGAAAGATACGAAGCGATACTCGCTTGCCGAACTTAAATCCATGCGGGCGGAGGGGAAAACGGCGACGCGCCGGGATGCGGCGGTGCGCGAAATCGACGAATCGTTCTGGCGCAATGCCCGGGTCGTCATGCCGGTCGCGAAGAAGTCGGTTCATCTTCGCGTCGATACTGATGTGCTCGATTGGTTTCGCAAGCAAGGCAAGGGTCACCTGAGCCGCATGAACGCGGTCTTGCGCTCCTATATGGCCGCGCACCGTAAGGAGCGCAGCTAG
- the thrS gene encoding threonine--tRNA ligase: protein MPAITLPDGSVRRFDEPVSGAEIAKAIGPGLAKAALAVKSDGRVLDLATRFEEDARIEIVTSKHADALELIRHDAAHVLAEAAKELYGDDVQVTFGPAVENGFYYDFHRDEPFTPDDLAKLEARMHEIVDRDEPIARQVWDRDQAVRFFESIGEQFKAEHVATIPAGEPITIYSQGKFIDLCTGPHLPSTAKLGHAFKLTKLAGAYWRGDARNAQLQRVYGTAWASPEQLKAYLTQIEEAEKRDHRRLGREMNLFHQQEEAAGSVFWHPKGWTLYRILERYMRQRLELADYLEVKTPQLLDRALWEASGHWEKFRENMFIAESQDERVLALKPMNCPGAVQIFKQGLKSYRDLPLRLGEFGSCHRNEPSGALHGIMRVRAFTQDDGHIFCTEDQITAEGTRFCALLQSVYADLGFTDIHVKFSDRPAVRAGSDEIWDKAEAALKEAIEAAKFPYEMNPGEGAFYGPKLEFILRDAIGRDWQCGTLQVDFVQPERLDASYIGEDGAKHRPVMLHRAILGSFERFIGILIEHYAGKFPIWLAPVQAVVATITSDADVYAEAVAKAARAAGLRVEVDTRNEKIGYKVREHSHAKVPVMLVVGKREAAEHTVALRRLGGDAQEVLALDAAVLRLKQEAAVPSMHASP from the coding sequence ATGCCCGCCATAACGCTCCCCGACGGCAGCGTCCGTCGCTTCGATGAACCCGTGTCCGGCGCCGAGATCGCCAAAGCGATCGGCCCGGGCCTCGCCAAGGCCGCGCTCGCGGTCAAGTCGGACGGCCGCGTCCTCGACCTTGCCACCAGGTTCGAGGAGGACGCCCGCATCGAGATCGTGACCTCGAAGCACGCCGACGCGCTCGAGCTCATCCGCCACGATGCCGCGCACGTGCTGGCGGAGGCGGCGAAGGAGCTCTACGGCGATGACGTGCAGGTGACCTTCGGGCCGGCGGTCGAGAACGGCTTCTACTATGATTTCCATCGCGACGAACCGTTCACGCCCGACGATCTGGCGAAACTGGAAGCGCGCATGCACGAGATCGTCGACCGCGACGAGCCGATCGCGCGCCAGGTCTGGGACCGCGACCAGGCGGTCCGTTTCTTCGAGTCGATCGGCGAGCAGTTCAAGGCCGAGCACGTCGCCACGATCCCCGCCGGCGAGCCCATCACCATCTACAGCCAGGGCAAGTTCATCGATCTGTGCACGGGCCCGCACCTGCCTTCGACGGCGAAGCTGGGACATGCCTTCAAGCTGACGAAGCTCGCCGGCGCCTATTGGCGGGGCGATGCCAGGAACGCGCAGCTGCAGCGGGTCTACGGCACGGCCTGGGCCAGTCCCGAGCAGCTCAAGGCTTATCTCACGCAGATCGAGGAGGCCGAGAAGCGCGATCACCGCCGGCTCGGCCGCGAGATGAATCTCTTTCATCAGCAGGAAGAAGCGGCCGGCAGCGTGTTCTGGCATCCCAAGGGCTGGACGCTCTATCGCATCCTCGAACGCTACATGCGTCAGCGCCTGGAGCTGGCCGATTATCTCGAGGTGAAGACGCCGCAGCTCTTGGACCGCGCGCTGTGGGAAGCCTCGGGCCATTGGGAGAAATTCCGCGAGAACATGTTCATTGCGGAATCCCAGGACGAGCGCGTGCTGGCGCTGAAGCCGATGAACTGCCCGGGCGCGGTGCAGATCTTCAAGCAAGGCTTGAAGAGCTACCGCGATCTCCCCTTGCGCCTGGGCGAGTTCGGCTCCTGCCATCGCAACGAGCCGTCCGGCGCCTTGCATGGCATCATGCGGGTCCGCGCCTTCACGCAGGACGACGGGCACATCTTCTGCACCGAAGATCAGATCACCGCCGAGGGCACGCGGTTCTGCGCGCTCCTGCAGAGCGTCTATGCCGATCTCGGCTTCACCGACATTCATGTGAAGTTCTCCGACCGGCCGGCGGTGCGCGCCGGCTCGGACGAGATCTGGGACAAGGCCGAAGCCGCACTCAAGGAAGCGATCGAGGCGGCGAAGTTCCCCTATGAGATGAATCCGGGCGAGGGCGCCTTCTACGGGCCAAAGCTGGAATTCATCCTACGCGATGCCATCGGCCGGGATTGGCAATGCGGCACCTTGCAGGTGGATTTCGTGCAGCCCGAGCGGCTCGATGCCTCTTACATCGGCGAGGATGGCGCCAAGCACCGGCCGGTGATGCTGCATCGCGCCATCCTCGGCTCATTCGAGCGTTTCATCGGCATCCTGATCGAGCACTACGCCGGCAAATTCCCGATCTGGCTGGCACCGGTACAAGCTGTTGTGGCCACCATCACCTCGGACGCCGATGTCTATGCCGAAGCGGTGGCGAAGGCGGCGCGCGCCGCCGGGCTCCGCGTTGAGGTCGACACGCGCAACGAGAAGATCGGCTACAAGGTGCGTGAGCACAGCCACGCCAAGGTGCCGGTGATGCTGGTCGTCGGCAAACGCGAGGCGGCGGAGCACACGGTCGCGCTCCGCCGTTTGGGCGGCGATGCCCAAGAAGTGCTTGCGCTCGATGCCGCCGTACTTAGACTGAAACAGGAAGCCGCCGTTCCCTCGATGCACGCATCGCCATGA
- a CDS encoding translation initiation factor IF-3 — MDVTPSRDGPRVNEEIRALKLRLIGADGEMIGVVTVNEALEAAVAAGLDLVEIAPQADPPVCKILDYGKFKYEAQKKKSEARKKQKIIDVKEIKLRPGIDDNDYNVKMRAMRRFLEEGDKVKVTMRFRGRELAHQELGMEVLVRVRTELEEMAKVEQLPRMEGRQMVMVLTPK, encoded by the coding sequence TTGGACGTTACGCCGAGCCGCGACGGGCCCCGCGTCAACGAAGAGATCCGCGCCCTCAAGCTGCGCTTGATCGGTGCCGATGGCGAGATGATCGGTGTCGTGACCGTCAATGAAGCCCTGGAGGCCGCTGTCGCCGCCGGGCTCGACTTGGTCGAGATCGCCCCCCAGGCCGATCCACCCGTCTGCAAGATCCTCGACTACGGCAAATTCAAATACGAGGCGCAGAAGAAAAAGAGCGAAGCGCGCAAAAAGCAGAAGATCATCGACGTCAAGGAGATCAAGCTCCGCCCCGGCATCGACGACAACGACTACAATGTGAAGATGCGGGCGATGCGGCGCTTCCTCGAAGAGGGCGACAAGGTGAAGGTCACCATGCGCTTTCGCGGCCGCGAGCTCGCCCACCAGGAGCTGGGGATGGAGGTGCTGGTGCGCGTGCGCACCGAGCTCGAGGAGATGGCCAAGGTGGAGCAGCTGCCCCGCATGGAAGGCCGCCAGATGGTGATGGTGCTGACGCCGAAGTGA
- a CDS encoding DUF1674 domain-containing protein, with amino-acid sequence MAGPEKRFREVPLGKPSVARAVPGERPAPLPADKSANPPPKVPAQKDEVGGPTGPEPTRYGDWEKDGRCTDF; translated from the coding sequence ATGGCCGGACCTGAAAAGCGCTTCCGCGAGGTTCCCCTCGGCAAGCCATCCGTTGCGCGCGCCGTGCCCGGCGAGCGCCCGGCTCCCCTTCCGGCGGACAAGAGCGCCAACCCGCCGCCAAAGGTCCCCGCGCAAAAGGACGAGGTCGGCGGACCGACCGGTCCCGAGCCCACCCGCTATGGCGACTGGGAGAAGGACGGCCGCTGCACGGATTTCTAG
- a CDS encoding methyltransferase domain-containing protein, which produces MGRARSSKQHVTREEAGPNPAGQAARAAALSLLIEVLDRARPLDGALTGAPASAGLEARDRAFARLIATTVLRRLGQIDALIDHCLSHPLPKEAGPVRQVLRLAVAQLAFLGTAPHAAVETAVGLAPERFKGLVNAVLRRLVREAPSLIAEQHAAALNTPKWLWDSWCASYGERTAEAMALQHQAEPPLDLIVKAAAREWAERLGGRILPTGGIRLTGGGLVTQLAGYEEGAWWVQDAAASLPARLLGQVAGKRVADLCAAPGGKTAQLALAGAAVTAVDRSPQRLERVAENLKRLGLEATLIRADASQWTPPAKLDAVLLDAPCSATGTIRRHPDLTWLKRPEDLASLTALQDRLLDAASGFLKPGGILLYSVCSLQPEEGPSRIARLLSGGRRLERVPIEAGEVDGQSQFLTQAGELRTLPCHWPDLGGIDGFYAARLRFIG; this is translated from the coding sequence ATCGGCCGAGCGCGAAGCAGCAAGCAACACGTCACGCGAGAGGAGGCCGGACCCAATCCTGCGGGGCAGGCGGCGCGGGCGGCAGCGCTTTCCCTCCTCATCGAGGTGCTGGACCGGGCAAGGCCGCTCGACGGGGCGCTCACCGGCGCACCGGCAAGCGCCGGCTTGGAGGCGCGCGACCGCGCCTTTGCCAGGTTGATCGCTACCACCGTGCTGAGGCGCTTGGGACAGATCGATGCGCTCATCGATCATTGCCTCAGCCATCCCTTGCCGAAGGAGGCGGGTCCGGTCCGCCAGGTGCTGCGCCTGGCGGTGGCACAGCTCGCCTTTCTGGGCACGGCACCCCACGCCGCCGTCGAGACCGCAGTCGGCCTCGCGCCCGAGCGTTTCAAGGGATTGGTCAATGCGGTGCTGAGGCGCCTTGTCCGCGAGGCGCCTTCCCTTATCGCCGAGCAACACGCCGCCGCGCTCAACACGCCGAAATGGCTGTGGGATTCCTGGTGCGCCAGCTACGGCGAACGGACCGCCGAGGCGATGGCGCTCCAGCATCAGGCGGAGCCGCCGCTCGACCTCATAGTGAAAGCGGCCGCCCGGGAATGGGCCGAACGCCTGGGCGGCCGGATCCTGCCGACCGGCGGCATCAGGCTCACCGGCGGCGGCCTCGTCACCCAGCTTGCCGGCTATGAGGAGGGCGCTTGGTGGGTGCAGGATGCCGCCGCCAGCCTGCCGGCGCGCCTGCTGGGCCAAGTCGCGGGAAAGCGCGTGGCCGATCTCTGCGCGGCACCGGGCGGCAAGACCGCGCAGCTCGCCCTTGCCGGCGCCGCGGTTACGGCGGTCGATCGCTCGCCGCAGCGGCTCGAGCGGGTCGCCGAGAATTTGAAGCGGCTCGGCCTCGAGGCCACGCTCATCCGTGCCGATGCGAGCCAATGGACGCCGCCGGCCAAGCTCGATGCGGTGCTGCTCGATGCGCCCTGCAGCGCCACCGGGACGATCCGTCGCCATCCCGACTTGACCTGGCTGAAGCGCCCCGAGGATCTGGCGAGCCTGACGGCGCTGCAGGACCGCCTGCTGGATGCTGCCAGCGGCTTCCTGAAGCCGGGTGGCATACTCCTTTACTCGGTCTGCTCGCTCCAGCCGGAGGAAGGACCGTCCCGCATCGCCCGGCTCCTCTCCGGCGGACGCCGGCTTGAACGGGTGCCGATCGAGGCCGGCGAGGTCGATGGCCAGAGCCAGTTCCTCACCCAAGCGGGCGAGCTCCGAACGCTCCCCTGTCACTGGCCGGATCTCGGCGGCATCGACGGTTTCTATGCCGCGCGTTTGCGGTTTATTGGTTAA
- a CDS encoding ribulose-phosphate 3-epimerase, which produces MARPLIAPSILSADFARLGEEVRAIDKAGADYVHVDVMDGHFVPNLTIGPGVVRALRAHTKKPLDVHLMIAPVDPLLGAFADAGADIITVHVEAGPHTHRSLQTIRALGKRAGVSLNPSTPPEAIHYLLGEVDLVLAMTVNPGFGGQSFIAQQVEKIRRLKAMIEASGRPIELEVDGGITPETARQVVAAGATVLVAGTAVFSGGPPEYQRNIERLRGGG; this is translated from the coding sequence ATTGCCCGTCCCCTCATCGCGCCTTCGATCCTTTCGGCCGATTTTGCGCGGCTCGGCGAGGAGGTCCGCGCGATCGACAAGGCCGGCGCCGACTATGTGCATGTCGACGTCATGGATGGCCATTTCGTCCCCAATCTCACCATCGGTCCGGGCGTGGTGAGAGCGCTCCGGGCGCACACCAAGAAGCCCTTGGACGTGCACCTCATGATCGCGCCGGTCGATCCGCTGCTGGGCGCCTTCGCCGATGCCGGGGCCGACATCATCACCGTGCATGTCGAGGCCGGTCCGCACACCCATCGCAGCCTGCAGACGATCAGGGCCTTGGGCAAACGCGCCGGCGTCTCGCTCAACCCGTCGACTCCGCCCGAAGCGATCCACTATCTCCTGGGCGAGGTCGATCTGGTGCTGGCGATGACGGTCAATCCCGGCTTCGGCGGCCAGAGCTTCATCGCTCAGCAGGTGGAGAAGATCCGGCGCCTGAAAGCAATGATCGAGGCCTCGGGGCGGCCGATCGAGCTCGAGGTCGATGGCGGCATCACACCGGAGACTGCCCGCCAAGTGGTCGCCGCCGGCGCCACCGTGCTGGTCGCCGGCACCGCGGTGTTCTCCGGCGGCCCGCCTGAGTACCAGCGCAACATCGAGCGGCTCCGCGGCGGGGGATGA
- a CDS encoding heparinase II/III family protein, producing the protein MGRLKQLVYRSAPYRWLLQPRGTVTLSVPLSVAWPGNPTRGRGIAQGEITLGGRSVPLAGPGWPDADVPSSAWLAELDGFDWLADLRELGGDPGRRGARELVNRFLDAHGVWHPLAWRADVLGRRIAAWLGYYDFFAASAEDEFKDRLALALTRQLRHLARVADDARPGAASISACRGLILGALALAGERRHLKPALDRLASALRAQVLTDGGHASRSPQVHLRVVADLIDIRQALRTAQQPIPEALTSAIEAMAAMLRYLRYADGTLALFNGANEGEIGFLETVIAQSESRPRLAVAAPDMGFQRLAAGRTVLLVDAAGPVALEGRAHAGTLAFELSIARERLVVNLGGAGHHEIEWQAAQRSTAAHSTLTIDDTNSSAIAPDGSLGRAPDEVTVNREETDGQVWLDASHNGYAERFAVIHRRRLYLSADGEDVRGEDVLTGAGSHQFAIRFHLHPKVQVSLAQNGVAALLRLPSGLGFRLRAQGGRLSLGDSVYLGQVGEMRRSRHVAITGVCANGNAQVKWAIRRDSKKDAPA; encoded by the coding sequence ATGGGCCGTCTCAAGCAATTGGTGTATCGCTCCGCCCCCTACCGCTGGCTCTTGCAGCCCCGCGGCACGGTCACATTGTCGGTTCCGCTGTCCGTCGCCTGGCCCGGCAATCCGACCCGCGGGCGCGGAATCGCGCAAGGCGAGATCACCTTGGGCGGCCGCAGCGTGCCCCTCGCCGGCCCGGGATGGCCCGACGCCGATGTGCCGTCCTCCGCTTGGCTGGCCGAGCTCGACGGCTTCGATTGGCTGGCCGATCTGCGCGAGCTCGGCGGCGATCCAGGACGCCGCGGCGCGCGCGAGCTGGTCAACCGCTTCCTCGATGCCCATGGCGTCTGGCACCCGCTCGCCTGGCGCGCCGATGTGCTGGGCCGCCGCATCGCCGCCTGGCTCGGCTACTACGACTTCTTCGCCGCCAGCGCCGAGGATGAGTTCAAGGATCGCCTCGCGCTGGCGCTCACCCGCCAGCTCCGCCACTTGGCCCGGGTGGCCGACGATGCGAGGCCGGGTGCCGCCAGCATCTCGGCTTGCCGCGGCCTCATCCTCGGCGCGCTGGCGCTTGCCGGCGAACGGCGGCACCTCAAGCCGGCGCTGGATCGCCTGGCTTCCGCCCTCAGGGCGCAGGTGCTGACGGATGGCGGTCACGCCTCGCGCAGCCCCCAGGTGCATCTCCGGGTCGTGGCCGATCTCATCGACATCCGCCAAGCGCTCCGGACCGCACAGCAGCCGATTCCCGAAGCGCTCACCAGTGCCATCGAGGCGATGGCGGCGATGCTGCGCTATCTCCGCTACGCCGACGGCACCTTGGCCCTGTTCAACGGTGCCAACGAAGGCGAGATCGGGTTCCTCGAAACCGTCATCGCCCAATCGGAATCGCGGCCGCGGCTGGCCGTGGCCGCACCCGACATGGGCTTCCAGCGCCTGGCGGCCGGACGCACGGTGCTGCTCGTCGACGCCGCCGGGCCGGTTGCCCTCGAGGGCAGGGCCCATGCCGGCACCTTGGCCTTCGAGCTTTCGATCGCCCGCGAGCGTCTGGTGGTGAATTTGGGCGGCGCCGGCCATCACGAGATCGAATGGCAGGCCGCCCAGCGCTCCACCGCCGCGCATTCGACCTTGACCATCGACGACACCAACTCCAGCGCGATCGCGCCGGACGGTTCCCTCGGCCGCGCGCCCGACGAGGTCACCGTGAACCGCGAGGAAACCGACGGCCAGGTCTGGCTGGATGCCAGCCACAACGGCTATGCCGAACGCTTCGCGGTGATCCACCGCCGCCGTCTCTATCTGTCGGCCGATGGCGAGGATGTGCGCGGCGAGGACGTGCTGACCGGCGCCGGCAGCCACCAATTCGCCATCCGCTTTCACTTGCATCCGAAGGTGCAGGTGAGCCTCGCCCAGAACGGCGTCGCGGCTTTGCTGCGCCTGCCCTCCGGCCTCGGCTTTCGGCTCAGGGCCCAGGGCGGGCGCCTCAGCCTCGGCGACAGCGTCTATCTGGGCCAGGTCGGCGAGATGCGCCGCAGCCGGCACGTCGCCATCACCGGGGTGTGCGCGAACGGCAACGCCCAGGTCAAATGGGCGATCAGGCGCGACAGCAAAAAGGACGCGCCGGCGTAG
- a CDS encoding pyridoxal-phosphate dependent enzyme: MATIDAKSVVIRGIAVRKKLTMPTTLEAVRPIELADIREARNRIAKTIVRTPLVRLELGPDYPDIRLKLENLQPINAYKLRGAANAVALLSESERKQGVWTISAGNAGQGVAYAARQAGVPCTVVVIATAPESKIERMRALGAKLIPVPYDVVWKALEERSFPEVEGTFVHPFDDHNFITGHATMGLEILEDAPDTVAVIASVGGGGLITGVGSALNALNPGIKVWGAEPETAAPAALSFAMGSPQVFKDWKPSFVDGAGGKSLFPRMWDRMKPVVDGYIVVSLDETKKAMRLMAEKARIIAEGAGALSVAAALTGKAGQGPIVAIVSGGNVDLKIFCEIIGSSAG, encoded by the coding sequence ATGGCTACCATCGACGCCAAATCGGTCGTCATCCGGGGAATCGCGGTTAGAAAGAAGCTTACAATGCCCACGACCCTCGAAGCTGTGCGCCCGATAGAATTGGCCGATATACGGGAAGCACGCAATCGAATAGCTAAGACCATCGTGCGCACACCATTGGTCCGCCTTGAACTGGGGCCAGACTACCCCGACATCCGCCTCAAGCTGGAGAATCTGCAACCGATCAACGCCTACAAACTGCGGGGTGCCGCCAACGCAGTGGCATTGCTGTCGGAGTCAGAGCGCAAGCAGGGCGTGTGGACGATCAGCGCCGGAAATGCCGGACAAGGCGTCGCTTATGCGGCAAGACAGGCGGGCGTGCCGTGCACGGTCGTGGTGATCGCGACGGCGCCGGAATCGAAGATCGAGCGGATGCGGGCGCTCGGCGCAAAACTCATCCCGGTGCCATACGACGTAGTCTGGAAGGCCCTTGAGGAACGTTCGTTTCCCGAAGTCGAAGGGACGTTCGTACACCCCTTCGACGATCACAATTTCATCACCGGTCATGCGACGATGGGTCTCGAGATTCTCGAAGATGCACCCGACACCGTGGCCGTCATTGCCAGCGTTGGCGGCGGCGGGCTCATCACCGGCGTCGGCAGCGCGCTAAACGCACTTAACCCAGGGATCAAGGTTTGGGGCGCTGAACCGGAGACGGCCGCTCCCGCCGCGCTGTCGTTTGCCATGGGATCGCCGCAAGTGTTCAAGGACTGGAAGCCTTCGTTTGTGGACGGCGCCGGCGGCAAAAGCCTCTTCCCACGCATGTGGGATCGAATGAAGCCTGTAGTGGACGGCTACATCGTGGTTAGCCTGGACGAGACGAAGAAGGCCATGCGGCTGATGGCGGAAAAGGCGCGCATCATTGCCGAGGGGGCTGGCGCTCTGTCGGTGGCCGCCGCATTGACCGGAAAAGCCGGCCAAGGGCCGATCGTCGCGATCGTCTCCGGGGGCAATGTCGATCTGAAGATATTCTGCGAGATAATCGGCTCGTCAGCCGGTTGA